One window of the Tachyglossus aculeatus isolate mTacAcu1 unplaced genomic scaffold, mTacAcu1.pri scaffold_101_arrow_ctg1, whole genome shotgun sequence genome contains the following:
- the LOC119922235 gene encoding tigger transposable element-derived protein 1-like, with the protein MSEDQGPTFKEEMMDEGSVTMEDVAGSFAHKEWEGLNPAQRNLYWDAMLENYGKLASLGFPVPKAETGSQPEERKDPWGRDAQEPEEKEAPKDPARDAARKPGSGGAKRAHKTVTFETKMEILRRLDGGERQGQVARSLGLPHSTVSTIVKNRARIVRYVQSAGSLQAVMVNPKRGALLEETERLLTLWLDHQARRRVPVNQAVISAKARSLHEALRERLGDGAKEEPPFCASHGWFARFKRRAGRPAGPAAAAASAYRAELAGLIAGGGYGARQVFNVDETGLFWKKLPDSTSLAREEKRAPGRKPAKDRLTLLLGGNAAGDFKVKPLLVYHAENPRAFRGKVKASLPVLWRSGPKGRVTPALFQDWFAGEFVPAVRAYLRRHGLAFKALLLLDRAPGHPPALGGLVPGVSVAFLPPAAASLLQPMEQAVSAVFKRYYARRTLSQALAATEGGGGAAGPALRDFWRGYDIWTAARNLGDAWAEVGAPTLNGSWAALCPQFLAADPRPAPETPEGLTREIVALGRRLRLEMDAADVDGWMDAHPEESLSDDDLLECRRRRRGAPGAEAGGPAPPPARPGLGPGRLAAILRKADELLEAILEEDPDRERSARVRRGVRRELACYRSLEQKQKKEKKKAAPGQSDGTSAADSRSPFPPTALEGRHSFLPARGPPSPRPHLTDEGPEARRSAVVIQGSVERSDG; encoded by the exons ATGTCTGAGGACCAGGGGCCCACTTTCAAAGAAGAAATGATGGACGAG GGGTCGGTGACGATGGAGGACGTGGCCGGTTCCTTCGCCCATAAAGAGTGGGAGGGTCTGAACCCTGCCCAGCGCAACCTGTACTGGGATGCAATGCTGGAGAATTACGGGAAACTCGCCTCGCTGG GGTTTCCCGTTCCCAAAGCGGAAACGGGCTCCCAGCCGGAGGAGAGGAAAGACCCGTGGGGCCGGGACGCGCAGGAGCCCGAGGAAAAAGAGGCCCCGAAAGATCCTGCCAGAG ACGCGGCCCGGAAGCCAGGCAGCGGCGGGGCCAAAAGGGCCCACAAGACGGTGACGTTCGAGACCAAGATGGAGATCCTGCGCCGCCTGGACGGCGGGGAGCGGCAGGGCCAGGTGGCCCGCTCCCTGGGCCTGCCCCACTCCACGGTGAGCACCATCGTGAAGAACCGGGCCCGGATCGTGCGCTACGTCCAGAGCGCGGGCAGCCTGCAGGCCGTCATGGTCAACCCCAAGCGGGGCGCGCTGCTGGAGGAGACGGAGCGCCTGCTGACCCTGTGGCTGGACCACCAGGCCCGGCGGCGGGTCCCCGTCAACCAGGCGGTCATCTCGGCCAAGGCCAGGAGCCTCCACGAGGCCCTGCGGGAGCGCCTGGGCGACGGGGCCAAGGAGGAGCCCCCGTTCTGCGCCAGCCACGGCTGGTTCGCCCGGTTCAAGcggcgggccggccggccggcgggccCCGCGGCCGCCGCGGCCTCGGCCTACCGGGCGGAGCTGGCCGGGCTGATCGCCGGCGGCGGCTACGGCGCCCGCCAGGTGTTCAACGTGGACGAGACGGGCCTGTTCTGGAAGAAGCTGCCCGACAGCACGTCCCTGGCCCGGGAGGAGAAGCGGGCGCCGGGCCGCAAGCCGGCCAAGGACCGGCTGACCCTGCTGCTGGGCGGGAACGCCGCCGGGGACTTCAAGGTCAAGCCGCTCCTGGTCTACCACGCGGAGAACCCCCGGGCCTTCAGGGGGAAGGTCAAGGCCTCGCTGCCCGTGCTGTGGCGGTCCGGCCCCAAGGGCCGGGTCACCCCCGCCCTGTTCCAGGACTGGTTCGCCGGCGAGTTCGTGCCGGCCGTGCGGGCCTACCTGCGGCGGCACGGCctggccttcaaggccctgctgctgctggaccGTGCCCCCGGCCACCCGCCGGCCCTGGGGGGCCTGGTGCCCGGGGTGAGCGTGGCCTTCCTGCCCCCGGCCGCCGCCTCGCTGCTGCAGCCCATGGAGCAGGCGGTCAGCGCCGTCTTCAAGCGCTACTACGCCCGCCGCACGCTCAGCCAGGCGCTGGCCGCCACGGAGGGGGGCGGCGGCGCCGCCGGCCCCGCCCTGCGCGACTTCTGGAGGGGCTACGACATCTGGACGGCGGCCCGCAACCTCGGCGACGCCTGGGCCGAGGTCGGGGCGCCCACCCTCAACGGCTCCTGGGCCGCGCTGTGCCCCCAGTTCctggccgccgacccccggcccgccccggagacccccgaggggctcacgCGGGAGATCGTGGCCCTGGGGCGGCGGCTGCGGCTGGAGATGGACGCCGCCGACGTGGACGGCTGGATGGACGCCCACCCGGAGGAGTCCCTGTCCGACGACGACCTCCTCgagtgccgccgccgccgccgcggggcCCCGGGGGCGGAGGCCGGGGGGCCGGCGCCGCCCCCCGCGCGCCCGGGCCTGGGCCCCGGACGGCTGGCGGCCATCCTGAGGAAAGCGGACGAGCTCCTGGAAGCCATCCTGGAGGAGGACCCCGACCGGGAGAGGAGCGCCAGGGTGCGGCGGGGCGTCCGGAGGGAGCTGGCCTGCTACAGGAGCCTCGAACAGaagcagaagaaggagaagaagaaggcggCCCCCGGCCAGTCGGACGGGACCTCGGCCGCGGACTcccgctcccccttccctccg ACGGCTCTCGAGGGGCGCCACTCGTTTCTCCCCGCGCGCGGCCCTCCCAGTCCCCGTCCCCACCTGACGGACGAGGggcccgaggcccggagaagcgcgGTCGTCATTCAGGGGTCGGTCGAGCGGTCGGACGggtga
- the LOC119922262 gene encoding zinc finger protein OZF-like isoform X2 — translation MAEALRRAGAQEDATLDLERGGPRQLDVHRDVMPEDAGNAPSPGGRDRGGPTDPVPLPEEEPGASTAMVSTATASMATVSTATVSTATASASASRPFPCVQCGKAFGQSSTLLRHQRVHTGEKPFACAQCGRAFSQRSKLTAHQRGVHSGERPFACPQCGAAFGQRSGLTAHQRVHSDERPFACPRCGAAFRRRSNLARHARVHTGERPFGCPACGRAFAHATSLAAHRLAHAPRKPFGCPDCGRAFARSAQLLEHRRQHTGERPFRCPDCGKAFPQSSKLMRHQRIHTGERPFRCPDCGRAFGQRSKLTRHGRVHTGRRPFPCPDCGKAFGQRADLRRHRRVHTGERPYRCDLCGRAFAQVSHLAGHRRAHTGERPYPCAQCGKAFGKSALLARHRRVHSGERPYPCARCGKAFRQSAHLAQHQRIHGRPGDPPAT, via the exons ATGGCGGAGGCGCTTCGAAGAGCCGGGGCTCAG GAGGACGCGACCTTGGATCTGGAGCGCGGCGGCCCCCGGCAGCTGGACGTCCACCGGGATGTGATGCCGGAAGACGCCGGGAACGCGCCGTCCCCGG gaGGGCGCGATCGGGGAGGGCCCACGGACCCCGTCCCGCTTccagaggaggagcccggggCGTCCACGGCGATGGTGTCCACGGCGACGGCGTCCATGGCGACGGTATCCACGGCGACGGTGTCCACGGCAACGGCCTCCGCGTCGGCATCCAGGCCCTTCCCGTGCGTCCAGTGCGGCAAGGCCTTCGGCCAGAGCTCCACCCTGCTGCGCCACCAGCGCGTGCACACGGGGGAGAAGCCGTTCGCCTGCGCCCAGTGCGGGCGGGCGTTCAGCCAGCGGTCCAAGCTGACGGCCCACCAGCGCGGCGTCCACTCGGGCGAGCGGCCCTTCGCCTGCCCGCAGTGCGGCGCGGCCTTCGGCCAGCGCTCGGGGCTGACGGCCCACCAGCGGGTGCACTCGGACGAGCGGCCCTTCGCCTGCCCGCGCTGCGGCGCGGCCTTCCGCCGGCGCTCCAACCTGGCCCGCCACGCGCGGGTGCACACCGGGGAGCGGCCCTTCGGCTGCCCGGCCTGCGGGCGGGCCTTCGCCCACGCCACCTCCCTGGCGGCCCACCGGCTGGCCCACGCCCCGCGGAAGCCCTTCGGCTGCCCGGACTGCGGCCGGGCCTTCGCCCGGAGCGCCCAGCTGCTGGAGCACCGGCGCCAGCACACCGGGGAGCGGCCCTTCCGCTGCCCGGACTGCGGCAAGGCCTTCCCGCAGAGCTCCAAGCTGATGAGGCACCAGCGCATccacacgggcgagcggcccttCCGCTGCCCGGACTGCGGCCGGGCCTTCGGCCAGCGCTCCAAGCTGACGCGCCACGGCCGGGTGCACACGGGCCGGCGGCCCTTCCCCTGCCCGGACTGCGGCAAGGCCTTCGGCCAGCGCGCCGACCTGCGCCGCCACCGCCGTGTCCACACCGGCGAGCGGCCCTACCGCTGCGACCTCTGCGGCCGCGCCTTCGCCCAGGTCTCCCACCTCGCCGGCCACCGGCGCGCCCACACCGGCGAGCGGCCCTACCCCTGCGCCCAGTGCGGCAAGGCCTTCGGCAAGAGCGCGCTGCTGGCCAGGCACCGGCGCGTCCACAGCGGCGAGCGGCCCTACCCCTGCGCCCGGTGCGGCAAGGCCTTCCGCCAGAGCGCCCACCTGGCGCAGCACCAGAGGATCCACGGGCGGCCCGGGGACCCCCCGGCCACCTGA
- the LOC119922262 gene encoding zinc finger protein OZF-like isoform X1 has protein sequence MAEALRRAGAQEDATLDLERGGPRQLDVHRDVMPEDAGNAPSPGKMPPRLRESGTLGRLRPHLSGRIFRALTPYRTLRGGRQTDAFPAHGALTAWKRGGRDRGGPTDPVPLPEEEPGASTAMVSTATASMATVSTATVSTATASASASRPFPCVQCGKAFGQSSTLLRHQRVHTGEKPFACAQCGRAFSQRSKLTAHQRGVHSGERPFACPQCGAAFGQRSGLTAHQRVHSDERPFACPRCGAAFRRRSNLARHARVHTGERPFGCPACGRAFAHATSLAAHRLAHAPRKPFGCPDCGRAFARSAQLLEHRRQHTGERPFRCPDCGKAFPQSSKLMRHQRIHTGERPFRCPDCGRAFGQRSKLTRHGRVHTGRRPFPCPDCGKAFGQRADLRRHRRVHTGERPYRCDLCGRAFAQVSHLAGHRRAHTGERPYPCAQCGKAFGKSALLARHRRVHSGERPYPCARCGKAFRQSAHLAQHQRIHGRPGDPPAT, from the exons ATGGCGGAGGCGCTTCGAAGAGCCGGGGCTCAG GAGGACGCGACCTTGGATCTGGAGCGCGGCGGCCCCCGGCAGCTGGACGTCCACCGGGATGTGATGCCGGAAGACGCCGGGAACGCGCCGTCCCCGGGTAAGATGCCCCCCCGCCTCCGGGAATCGGGAACGTTGGGAAGGCTCCGTCCCCACTTATCCGGTCGGATTTTCCGGGCGCTCACCCCGTACCGAACGCTCCGGGGAGGACGACAGacggacgcgttccctgcccacggcgcgCTGACAGCCTGGAAGAGGG gaGGGCGCGATCGGGGAGGGCCCACGGACCCCGTCCCGCTTccagaggaggagcccggggCGTCCACGGCGATGGTGTCCACGGCGACGGCGTCCATGGCGACGGTATCCACGGCGACGGTGTCCACGGCAACGGCCTCCGCGTCGGCATCCAGGCCCTTCCCGTGCGTCCAGTGCGGCAAGGCCTTCGGCCAGAGCTCCACCCTGCTGCGCCACCAGCGCGTGCACACGGGGGAGAAGCCGTTCGCCTGCGCCCAGTGCGGGCGGGCGTTCAGCCAGCGGTCCAAGCTGACGGCCCACCAGCGCGGCGTCCACTCGGGCGAGCGGCCCTTCGCCTGCCCGCAGTGCGGCGCGGCCTTCGGCCAGCGCTCGGGGCTGACGGCCCACCAGCGGGTGCACTCGGACGAGCGGCCCTTCGCCTGCCCGCGCTGCGGCGCGGCCTTCCGCCGGCGCTCCAACCTGGCCCGCCACGCGCGGGTGCACACCGGGGAGCGGCCCTTCGGCTGCCCGGCCTGCGGGCGGGCCTTCGCCCACGCCACCTCCCTGGCGGCCCACCGGCTGGCCCACGCCCCGCGGAAGCCCTTCGGCTGCCCGGACTGCGGCCGGGCCTTCGCCCGGAGCGCCCAGCTGCTGGAGCACCGGCGCCAGCACACCGGGGAGCGGCCCTTCCGCTGCCCGGACTGCGGCAAGGCCTTCCCGCAGAGCTCCAAGCTGATGAGGCACCAGCGCATccacacgggcgagcggcccttCCGCTGCCCGGACTGCGGCCGGGCCTTCGGCCAGCGCTCCAAGCTGACGCGCCACGGCCGGGTGCACACGGGCCGGCGGCCCTTCCCCTGCCCGGACTGCGGCAAGGCCTTCGGCCAGCGCGCCGACCTGCGCCGCCACCGCCGTGTCCACACCGGCGAGCGGCCCTACCGCTGCGACCTCTGCGGCCGCGCCTTCGCCCAGGTCTCCCACCTCGCCGGCCACCGGCGCGCCCACACCGGCGAGCGGCCCTACCCCTGCGCCCAGTGCGGCAAGGCCTTCGGCAAGAGCGCGCTGCTGGCCAGGCACCGGCGCGTCCACAGCGGCGAGCGGCCCTACCCCTGCGCCCGGTGCGGCAAGGCCTTCCGCCAGAGCGCCCACCTGGCGCAGCACCAGAGGATCCACGGGCGGCCCGGGGACCCCCCGGCCACCTGA